The Balaenoptera musculus isolate JJ_BM4_2016_0621 chromosome 6, mBalMus1.pri.v3, whole genome shotgun sequence nucleotide sequence CTTCCCCCGCACTGGCCTTGGTTCCCATGCCCCACTCTACCGTCAATCCTTCCTACTCTCTGCTCCCTGTGCATCTTTTGTAATCTGTCCGAGCCACTTTTGACAGAGCTCCCATTGTGATGTCAAGAAAAGACGcactagggatttccctggtggtccagtggttagggctctgagcttccactgcaggaggcaaaggttcgatccctggtcagggaactaagatcccacatgccgcacagtgcagccaaagaaaaagaaagaaagagagagagggaaggaaggaaggaaggaaggaaggaggaaagaaagagaaagaaggaaagaaagaaaggaaggaaggaaggaagaaagaaaggaaggaaggaaggaaggaaggaaggaaggaaggaaggaagaaagagagaaagaaagaaaggaaggaaggaaggaggaaagaaagagaaagaaaggaaggaaggaaggaagaaagaaagaaagaaagatgcacTAGTTAGCTCTTTGGAGTACCAGATACTGTAATAACAACGGCAGCAGCCGGTATTTATTGGGCACATGCTATGTCCTCCTCGGCTCATGCTAAGTGTTTTACGTACATGATCTCATGAAATGAGTTAGTACACACAGtacttagaacagtatctggacatagtcagtgctcaataaattataaCACCTCATAACACCCTTGTCAAGTAGGGACTATTATTCATCATctccaatgtattttttttttaagtttatttttttttttttggctgggctgcgctgcatgcaggatcttagttccccgactagggactgaacctgcgccccctgcagtggaagtgcagagtcttaaccactggaccaccagggaagtcctcatcatccccattttagaactgagaaaaccgaggcccagaaaACTTCAGAGATGCAGTGAATAAGGGGTGGAGCTGATCTCGGGCCCAAACCTGCCTGATCACAGGGGCTCTCCACGCAGAAGCACTGCCTCTCCAGACCTGCTGTACAAACTCTATTGAATAAGCAACAGCTGGATAAAATACAGCTCACAAAGGGAATCTTTTTGAGAGACTTccatcaaaaatgtaaaaagtgggcttccctggtggcgcagtggttgagaatctgcctgccaatgcaggggacacaggtttgagccctggtctgggaaaatcccacatgccgtggagcaactaggcccgtgagccacaactactgagcctgtgctccgcaacaagagaggccgcgatagtgagaggcctgcgcaccgcgatgaagagtggcccccgcttgccacaactagcgaaagccctcgcacagaaacgaagacccaacacagtcaaaaataaataataaataaataataaataaattttttaaaaaaatgtaaaaagttttgggactttcctggtggtccaatggttaagacgcCACGCTTCCGCTGAATGGGGTGTGGgttcatccctggttggggaactaagattccacatgtcacgcggcgtggggaaaaaaaaaaaaagtaaaaggtttCAATACTTGAAGTAGCAAGCTTCAGTGGCTTGGAGGATTTCACTTACACAAAACTCCACACTTCAGGTAGGATTCCAAATAAATCAGCCCCGTATAAGTGACCATTCTCCACCAGCACCACTGAGGTGCAGTGGGTTTAATTCTGTTAAACCACGCTTTTCCCTATTATATGAATAAGTGCAAAGCCTACAAAAAGTAGAAGTCACTGTGTTCCCTTTCAAGTGCCAGGAAGAACAATAACACAAGCTGCCTCTTGGGCCTTCTCATCTGACCTAGAAACTCAAGATCAGGCTCAAATCATCTCTAAGTGATTTCACATCTCACTGGCAGCAGGGTCAGAGTAGTAAAAGTTAAGAACAGcggttaggggcttccctggtggcatggtggttaagaatacgcctgccaatgcaggcgacatgggttcgagccctggcccagaaagatcccacatgctgtggaggagctaagcccgtgcgccacaactactgagcccgcgtgccacagctagtgaagcccacgtgcctagagcctgtgctccgcaacaagagaagccaccgcaatgagaagcccgcacaccgcaacaaagagtagcccccgctcgccgcaactagagaaaccctgggcacagcaacaaagacccaacgcagccaaaaataaaaattaaaaaataaattaaaaaaaaagaacagtggttAAAGAGATGGGCCACCCCAGGGTATAAGATAGCTGTGCGACTTTAGGCAAATTGTtcaacctctctgatcctcagtggCCTTATCTGTCAACTGAGAACAGCATTAGTACCTAATTCATGGGGCAGTTGCAAAAAGTCAATAAGGTAATGCTTATAACGCCTGGGCTCGGTAACTGTCAGTTTTTATTATCACTAAATATTGGAGAGAGTGATAACTGTGTCCAGAAAGGCTGGGCTCCCTCCAGAATGAAGGCCAACCTCAAGTGAGAATCTCTGCTTAGCAGGACTGCTCAACTGTTGAACAGAAACTCCTGAGAACCAGCCCTCCCTGGGGCATTATCCTGATTCCAGCTGAGTTTGTCTTCCAGTCTCTGAGCCAAAGATCTTAACCTTCAGAAAATACCAGAATCACCCAGAGAACTTGTTTACCATGCATATTCTTAGAGCTCTCCCTCCAGGAGTCTCGTCTAGGTTTTAGATGAGGCCAGGGATTGGTTATATTAAAAACACCCCATGTAATTCTCATCCAGAGTTTGAGACACTGCCCTAAACCAGGGATAGGCAGCCTTTTCcggaaagggccagagagtaaatacttTTGGCTTGTGGGCCAGATgctctgtcacaactacttaacTCTGCTATTGTAGCAGAAAAACAGCCAGACATTAAGCAGAAGAAggggtatggctgtgttccagtaaaactttatttacaaagacaggtGAGGGGGCCGGATTTGACCTGTgagcctctgctctctgccagccCCTATCTCTTCTATATATAACCAGTGAAGACACAGACATGTATATCAAAAAAAgtgatatttctttaatttaaaattatgatctGGAAAGAACCAGTCAGTTGAAGCGATCCAAGCTTCCTCTTTATACCCAGTTGGAACAGACACAATACTGGCTCAGATTGCCAACCCCAGAGAAAAACCAAACCAAGCTGCAAACCCTCAGGAAGTCCCCGAAGCTACCCTGATGAGGCCATCAGGCTCCATGGAGGGAGGGCACCCGGGCTGCCAGGGGCTGCtgctctccagccacactgagaAGACCTTTCCTTCTGCCACCCAACTCCCTCACCAGCCTGATTCCTCTCCACTGCTCTGTAGCTGGCACTGCACATGTCTGCCGCAGAGAGGATGGTGGTAAAGCAGTCACCTCCCAACCATCTTTGGGGGCATCTTCCCGTAATTGCAACAGTGGAGCCGAGCGATTCTTAACGTGCCCAGAAGGGCAGCACCTTTGTTGTTTAGCTGAGATCTGGAGCCTTGAGTTGTAACCATCGGTCACGTGTGGCCAAGGCCTCGGCAGCAAAATGGCAAACTTGGGAAATGATCGGGAAAGATGCAAGGGTCTTGGTAATTGATGGCGattctgaaaatgaaacagacaaatgCCATCTGGGTAAAGTCCTTACAAATGGGGAGGAAGCATCAAGACAGAACAGGGAACACCACCTCCTTCGGCACTCCGAGGTCGGTCTGCTCTTCCCCGAGCACAGAAGTCCAAGGTCCCACTTCTTAGGTCAGTTTCAATTCTCCCACTGCATACATTCAGGGCCAATCAGGCCTTCAGAGTCACCTAACCAGTCAGTGGGAGTCTCACAAGAACACAAGGCGCTGAATACTGTGAGAAGGGAGTCCAGGGTGTGACGCTGAGCAGGCTGTTTTCTGCACTGAGTTTTGGAAATGCACAGTCAGtagagaggaaaggaggcaggGCGTGGCCAGAGCTGCCCTCGGAAGCCTTCCCAGAGGGGTTCATGGACAGAATAAATACAACTGGCTTGCAGCAAGCCTTCTGGAAGAAGCCAACAGGTCGCCTCAGACCCACTGCAGTGGGGCAGTAAGTAAAATTTACAGCACCCAAAGCCTGATGCTTGACCTGAGTCAAAAGCTGTTGGGACAAACCACCAAAGGGCTGCCCGGGGACGCAGTGGAAGACCAGATGGCGGCCAAGCTGTCCCCACCACACACAGAACTCCTGAGCCCGACGGGCTGCAGCCTGGGTGTCCTGCAGGGGCAGCCCAGGGCACTAACAGGGCCCCTGCGGTGCCCGGGTgcagtggggttggggggacAGCACGGCACTAACTAGAGTCCCCTgagaactgaggcacagtgagaaggagaaaagggtggGGTTTCCTCCTCAGGCCCAGCTGTCACTCTGCCTCCCAAGGGGAGGAAGAAGATATTTTTGTGCTACTGCCAGCACCACTGATGTTATCTTACTCCAAAGGATGGCACCTGGGCGGGGGGCGGGTATTTCCGCACAGACCCCCAAGCTGTGAGATGGTCCCCAGTGAGGGCCGACAGATGTCCTAGTCCAAGTATGGGTCATGTCACAAGCTCTGGCTCATGACAACATGGGTCCCATTACCAGCACCTGACCCCCACCTATCCAATCTTCAGGTTCTTAGCAGGACAGCTCAAGGGGTAGGGGGAAGAGAGTTTGGGTCCCAGGAACCCAACAAATTCTTCTTCCCAGTCTCCTTCATTTCTCAGAAACAGTGGACCCCTAAATGTCTATCAAACTGGGAGCCGTCCACATGGCCAGGCCTAGACTGAGGCCAACCACACAAGCCACTTACAAGACCACGTGGTGTCATCCATTCACAGCGGAAGGCTGGCTCGACCCCTGCCCTCACTGGATGATGCTGTCTGGCTGCCCATTCTGGGCCACCTGTCCAGGGTCGGAGGCAGTGGTGGGGTTGGGCATGTTGCTCTGCAGGTAGCGGCGGAAATCTTTGATCATGGGCCGGAGGACCTGGATGAGGACACTCAGGGCCGCCTGGGTGCCCTCCATGGCCTGAGCCTGGCGCTCTTGGGCACAGGCCTGCACCTCCTGGGAGCGGCGGATCATCTGTAGCAAGTCATTCTGCTGCTCCAGGTGCTGGGCAATCTCCTTCACATGCAGGTTGGTGACCCGCTGCTCCTGGATCAGCTTGGCTGAGTTGAGGGCTATGCGGCTCTTGAGCGCCTGCGGCTTGACTGAGGTGTCGGCATGCTGGGCCATCATCTCCACGGGGGCCTCcgcgggcaggggtgggggggcctCGGCCGTGCAGTACTCTACCACTCCCTCCTCCAGCGTGTGATAGGCAGTCTCTGCGGGGACTGTGGGGAAGAAAGAGCAAAGGCAGTGGCAGGTCACCTTCTAGCAAGAGTGAGGCTGGccatgtggggtggggaggaggccaTTAAGCCCTCGCCTGGCTTTACAGCCTTTCATATATAAATCTAGAATCTAAGGGGTTTAGAATCTTAATTTACTTAATAACCAAAGGGCCAGCCCCAGATCTGGCAAAAGCAAAGATGCTAATAGTAAGACTAGCAAAAACTgtagagcacctactatgtgctaaccCTTTGCACTCATTAGCTCCATGAATCCTCATAATGACACCAAGAGGTAGATACTGTCACATTCATTTTCAGAGAGAAGGAGGTAGACTCAGAAACATGgaatgacttgcctaaggtcagcTGATTCATCAGGTCCAGGAAGAAATGCAGGTCTCCCCCCAATACCAGAGTCCAATGTGTTCATAATCACCCCACTGAGCTGCTTCTGGCTAATAAAGGCAGGGCCACATGCTCCCCAAAGTGCCCCACTGGTCCAGCCTCCTTCAGTGCTTTCTTGACTTCCATGTCTTTTACGGCCAAGCAGAAAAGGAGGTGGGAGTGGAAAGGCAGTAGCTAAAGTGCCCAATAAATGCCTCCCTGTCTCCTTGACCACCTTGGTCAATGGAATACCTAAAGGTCCTTCCTCTTACAGAATAGCAACTGATTTAGCCCAGTGTTTGATCCCCTTTCCCACCTCCATATCCTTGAGAAATATGACACTGTGGGGTTATggcactcacactcacacacccaaTGCCCCCAAGCCccattgagaatcactgatcGAAACAGTTCCCAGCCCATCACAGAGAGCACTTAACAGTCATTGCTGCAAACCTTTATCTGAACTAAAAAGTCCAACCAACCAGTTTCGTTGTCATTCATAGCCGAGAACCTTTGAAGCCATTCTAGCTGGACTGTTTGGGCCTCCAAGCATGTGGAAAAGGTCAGTCTTCTCCACCCTTTAATGTCAACATCCACTGTGTGCCCCCAaccccaccaggaagccccctTTCTCTTCTGAGTCCTTAGGTTCTCCCAACTGACAGGGCAGTTATTCATATATTCGTCTTATCTGTCCTACTAGAATATAACCGGCCTATCTCTTAAACACCTTGGCAATCCCAGTGCCGAGCCCAGGGTTTGGCACAGAATTGCCCTAATGGTTGATGAGCGAACAGAAGGGTAGATTAACACCTGGAACCATGAGGTTCCTCAGCAGTGCCTGATGAATGTTCACCACACTGAAAACCAGAATGTCTTTGTCCAGAATCGATGTCCACCTacctattcattcaacaaatatgtccTGACTGCCTACTAGGTGCTAGGCCCTGTGTTAAGTCCTGTGGAGATATAAACATGGTCTCTGTCTTCAAGGACCACAAAGTTCAGTCATGGACATGAATGGTGGCAAAACAGTGGAGAGCAAGCCAGCCCGTCAGAAGTCCAGACTGCGTGCTGAGGAAGTCCCAGAGAGAACAGGATCACTTCTGTCTGGGGATCTCTTGGAAGGCCTCATGGTCTTCCAAGACTCCCATCTGACCTTTGACCCTTGGCAGCCAACCTTCCCTGGGCTGCCCCAGCTCTTGCTGGCCCTTCCCATTTAGGCACGTCAGACTGGGTGGGAGAGGTCACTCACTCTGTGTCAGGGTGACCGTGGCTGCGGCTGCAGTAGCCGTGGGTCCAAGGGCCACGGGGTGGATCTCTGTGGTACTGGGCAGGctgatgatggtggcctcacccAGCAGGTTGCAGATGCGCTGTTGCATGGGGGTGAGCAGTACAGGGGCTACAGCTGGGCCACCAGCGCCACTGCCACCACCTGTCCCAGGCCCACCAGCTCCGTCTTCCTCAGTGGGCCCTGGGGCCTCGCCACCCTCCACAGCCGCCCGGACCTGGGCAACCTTGCGACGGACCTCGGTCTTGAGGTCAGACCACTTCTTCTTGACCTCAGGCAGCTCCCTGCGGCAGGTGGCCACGGCATTGACCCTTCTCAGGATGCCATGCCATGCCGCACTCTTGGCAGCCAGAGGGACCCCAGCGTTGAAGTGGTTCACCAGCAGGTGCTTCTTCAGTTCCAACTCCTCCACGATGATCTCCACCTCTCGCTCAGAAAAGttcatcttccttttcttggCTGGGACGGCCATGGCCTCTCCCCaccttgctttttaaagaaactataaTTCCCTAACTGCCCCAATTCCCCTTCTCGCCTTCCTCAGCCTTGCTCctcacccaccccccccacagGGGATAGGCCGGCCTTGTCCAAGGCCAAGTACCAGGCCTTTGGTAACCCCCCTTGCTACGCAAAGTGCGTAGGGCCCAGCCCCGACCGGCCCAGCTGCTGCCAGCCAGCTGCGTAATGGCTTCCTGAATCTGCCTCTTCCGCCGGGATGTGCGGAGATCCGCCCACTTCCCCTCTTCCCGCCTCCCAGCCCTTCTCCAGGGGGACCCGCCCTCCCAGTTGGTCGCGGCTCAGATATCACGTCGATCACTGGTTCTTTCGATCTGTCGCTCAGATAAAGAGCATGCCTACTTACTGGAATTGGCCTGATCATTGGTCTAAAGGTGTGTCTGTCGCTACAGAGCGCTCCACCCAACCTAGCCTTTACTCACTTCCATTGGAAAGTCGTCCTGTCGTTCAATCATCAGTATTACGACTTTTACGCCGTTAAATTCAGCTATTTTATTGGTGGTTTTAGAGAGTTAGATTACCAAAACCCGGCTTCCTGAGGATTCCTAGTGCTTTCGGTCTTGAGCCGTTAGCCATTTAATTTTCAGTTCCACCCAATGGCGCAAACTCTGCCTTGCAACCGCAGCTCACAGTTGCTCCTCACGCAAATCCTACTTCCCACCGGAGATTGCGATCTCTCCTTACACGACGGCCCCTCCCATCCTTACGATTTCGCCGTCTAAACAGCGTTTCTCAATGGAAATAGGACGCGGGGCCTTCCGCCTGCCAATCACATGACTTCTGCCTATCGCACCGTAATTTCCTCTCTCCGGCCCGGCTCAGCCAATCCCCGCCTCCCTCAGTTTGAATGGCCGCAGGCTGAGCCGGGATCGCCCCGCCCTCTCCATTGATTCGGGTAGTTAAGGGCTGCGTGGGCAGTCCTCGGTGGAAGGTTCCGCCCCTCCGGGTGGCTCTCCGGGTCTGTGACTGGTCGGCGTCGTGCCTGGGGGCGCGGCCATCCAGGCGGCgcgcggcggggcggggctcCCGGAAGCTGACCGTCCCGCCAGCTTGCCGGCACCTCGGAGCCCGCGCTAGTGGACTGAGGACACCGGCGTGTCTTCCGTGCTCTCCCCGCCGGCCCGTCACCCCTGCCTCACGCCCGATGGTGAGCAGTGTGTTGTGCCGCTGCGTGGCTTCCCCGCCGCCGGacgccgccgccaccgcctcgTCGTCCGCCTCATCGCCGGCGTCCGTGGACCCTTGCGGCGGCGCCGTCTGCGGGGGCCCGGACCACCGGCTGCGCCTTTGGAGCCTTTTCCAGACTCTCGACGTCAACCGCGACGGCGGCCTGTGTGTCAACGACCTGGCCGTGGGACTTCGGCGCCTGGGACTGCACCGCACAGAGGGCGAGCTCCAGGTGGGCAACACGCACCGTCCGCATGGGCGGGGAGGGGACCCCTTCGCGCCCCCGCACCTCCGGGAGGTCCAGGTGACAGGCCTGGTCTGCACGACCGGCTTCTTTGACAGTACCTTGGAGCTTGGCAGGCTTGGTGGACGGCCTCTCGGACTGTCTGGGACCTCCTGAGTGACAGACGGACACCCCATTTATGCCCTGTGGGGAGTAGAGCTCCTTCTTGGCCTCTGTGGGCGCTTGGGCC carries:
- the NAIF1 gene encoding nuclear apoptosis-inducing factor 1 — protein: MAVPAKKRKMNFSEREVEIIVEELELKKHLLVNHFNAGVPLAAKSAAWHGILRRVNAVATCRRELPEVKKKWSDLKTEVRRKVAQVRAAVEGGEAPGPTEEDGAGGPGTGGGSGAGGPAVAPVLLTPMQQRICNLLGEATIISLPSTTEIHPVALGPTATAAAATVTLTQIPAETAYHTLEEGVVEYCTAEAPPPLPAEAPVEMMAQHADTSVKPQALKSRIALNSAKLIQEQRVTNLHVKEIAQHLEQQNDLLQMIRRSQEVQACAQERQAQAMEGTQAALSVLIQVLRPMIKDFRRYLQSNMPNPTTASDPGQVAQNGQPDSIIQ